A window from Schistocerca gregaria isolate iqSchGreg1 chromosome 8, iqSchGreg1.2, whole genome shotgun sequence encodes these proteins:
- the LOC126284903 gene encoding uncharacterized protein LOC126284903, protein MMSATGKDTKNCGVNIENRNLTASAMNSPPVTPSKASSSGISQNKTGSTSSVLPVPHSLMSPVAVPTPTLEQTITPTLQNVVSTVNLCCQLDLMQINFRTRNSEYNPQRFTGIVMRIREPHTTALIFRSGKMVVTGARNEADSRLAARKFARIIEKLGFKVSFKDFKVQNIVATCDLKFPIRVENLNQMHGQFSSYEPELFPGLVYRMVRPRVVLLIFVNGKVVLTGAKSRQDLQDAMENIYPILRSFRKQ, encoded by the coding sequence ATGATGAGTGCCACAGGGAAAGATACCAAGAACTGTGGAGTTAACATAGAGAATAGGAACTTGACTGCTTCAGCCATGAACTCGCCGCCAGTTACTCCTTCGAAAGCTTCATCATCGGGTATATCACAGAATAAAACTGGATCAACATCAAGCGTACTTCCAGTACCGCATTCATTGATGAGTCCTGTGGCTGTACCGACTCCAACACTAGAACAGACAATCACACCTACATTGCAGAATGTTGTTTCCACAGTGAATTTGTGCTGCCAGCTAGATCTCATGCAGATAAATTTTCGGACTCGAAATTCTGAATATAATCCGCAACGCTTCACAGGAATAGTTATGCGGATTCGTGAGCCTCATACAACAGCTCTAATTTTCCGCTCAGGAAAAATGGTTGTAACCGGTGCTAGAAATGAGGCTGATTCACGTCTTGCAGCACGTAAATTTGCAAGAATAATTGAAAAATTAGGCTTTAAAGTTTCCTTCAAAGATTTCAAGGTTCAGAATATTGTGGCCACATGTGACTTGAAGTTCCCAATTCGGGTTGAAAATTTGAATCAGATGCACGGCCAATTTAGCAGCTATGAACCTGAGCTGTTTCCTGGACTTGTGTATCGAATGGTGAGACCACGTGTTGTACTGCTCATATTTGTGAATGGGAAAGTTGTCTTGACTGGTGCCAAAAGTCGACAAGATCTTCAGGATGCTATGGAGAACATTTATCCTATCCTCAGGAGTTTTAGAAAACAGTAG